CAAGCTGCGATAGCCGTGATGATTCATCCTGCATCTCCTTTATATTGGCCATATCCCAGAAGGATTATCAGCGCGTGATCACATCCAGTATACAAAATCCATCCAAGGTTTGCAAGCCTGTTTTTAATTGAAAGGCGCAAAAAAAATCCCGGCCTTCCGGCCGGGATTTGCAGTCCATTGATACAACCAGTTTGCAGCACACAGCCCGGCAAACCGCCGGATTGGAGGCCGCTGGGCCCATGCACCCATGAATCATCCACCCATCACCTATCGATCCAGCAGCCGGCCTGCTGCTAATTGATTTTCGGAATACGAATTTTCTGTCCTGGATAGATGAGATCCGGATTCTTGATGACTTCGCGGTTGGCCTCAAAGATCACCGGATACTTGGCGGCATTGCCGTAAAAGTGCTTGGCGATCTTGGACAGAGTGTCGCCCTTGACGATTTCATAATAAACCGTTTCGTCCTTAGGCTCCGGAGTCGGCGCTGTCAGATTGGTGTCATTCACTTTGGCTACGCCCTTGACATTGCCGGAGAGCAGAACCGCCTTTTCCTTCACTTCTGCGGATTCACAGTTGCCGTGCAAAATCACCTCACCGTCCTTGAATTCAACTTTGAGATTGGCAATCTTCCCCGGCAGCTCTTTATTGAGCATCTCCGTGATGGCTTCGGCCTCGTCTTTGCCGCTGCCGAACAGGCTGGAACCCACGTTCTTCAAAAAATCGATTAGACCCATGGTGTTTCTCCTTTTGTTAGTTGGGATGAGGTTGTTGACGATGAACTGCTGTTGTATTATTTTTTGATCAAACGGATTTGCGGCGGCTGAATAAAATCATGATACACCGTCGATAAAAATGCCTTTGGCCCGGATCCGCGATGCAGCCAGAGTCGAAAACGGAAAGTGACCGGCTGTCCGCTCTGCAGAGTGACCGGATGCAGGCCGGGCCAAGACACGCCGAGAAAACCATAATGCCGAATGCACCATTCCGCCGGCGCATCCGGATTCCCGGGATGCTGCAGAACGGTGATGCCGGAATAATCGTCAGCGCCCTCGAACCTCGCCGACAGATCGGTCCAGGTAAACAGCTTATCATTGCTGTCCTCCTGCTCCTTGCCCAGCGGGGAGGTGATGAGCGTGCAGTCCCGAGGCGCAAAACGCAGACTCAAACCGCCGTATCCCTTGTTGGCAGCACCCAGCAGGCCGATCGGTTCTCGCGGGATAAGCACCACGCGCAGGTCGATGACCCGTCCGTGCTCGCCGCTGCGGAAGACCCGCACCCAGACTTTTTCATCGCAAACCCGATGATCCTGTACCTGCCAGGTGCTCTGCATGCCGGCCACTGCGGCGACCGGACCCGTCTCCCGGCACAGCCAGGTCTCAAAAACTTGGCGGATATGGCCGTCCGACTCCCACAGGTTATACTCCTGCCCTGCAACCCGTACATGCGGCCACATCCAGGAGAGCCCCCGATGGTGATAGTGATCCTTGGGAAAATCGTCAGTAAGAACGCGGCCGTTCAAATCATAGAGGGGATGAAAATAATCAGCCCGCCGATATTTTTCCGCTACGCCCTCCGGCAGTTGCGGGGCAAAGGCATAGGCCCAAACCGGCTGTCCGGGCTCTTGAAGGATCAATCGGCCGTTTTCTTCATGAAAGTCAAAGGGAGAAGTATAAGAGAGAGGTTGGAGAGCATGTACCCCGTTTGCAGCACTGGCCGACGCCAATAGAGCCACCGATTCCCGGGGATCCCCGGGGCGATCGTCCAACAGACCGGGTCCTGGTTGCAACAGCAGCCCTGCGGCCGTACAAACAGAATCAAGGCTGAGCGGCGCTTCAAACGCTGTTTCGATGGTACGACAATCATCGAGCGCCTGAACCTGGATTTGCGGTGTAGGCTGAGCGAAAACAGGACAATAAAGACCGAAAAAACAGAGTCCTATAAATACGATTTTCATCACCCTTCCGGGTTTGTGCTCAAGACCATCGTTACAACTCGAAAATACGCATTATTGCCGCCCTTGTCAATAAGTTTTTCACGCTGCAGACTTGATGCAGGGCGTCGCTCACAACTCCAATCGACGGCTTACCGCGATGCCCGAATGCTGTTTTAGCCAGCTCTTTGTTACCGGTTTTCATTCGCATCTATTCACCCGTACAGGTCAGCGACGCTTCGCTCGAGAGGACGGCGCTGCAGCCAAAAAGCATTACTCGGTTAAATATTCAATGCGGTAATCATAATCCCAGGCATCAAAATAGAGGTTACCGCCGCGCCATTCTACTTCGCCGCGCTGAAAATCAACGTTATCACTGCGCGGGAAAATCTTGGCCGGATACAACGGCTGAGAAATATCATCGTTGACGATCCAGCGATATGGATCCGTGTTTCCCAGACAGAACCATTTTACTCGCTCGTCCTTTGAGTTTTTGATCCCAGAGGATTGATCCACCAGAACCCATCCATAGGGCTCGAGGTACATCTCGCACCAGTCGTGCAGATTGTCCTCCTCGGGTTTGAGATCAAAACCGGACTGCCAGTGCACCGGAATGCCGTTGAGCCGCGCCAGAGTCATGAAAAGCAGGGTTTGAATGCCGCAGTCGCCGTGCTTGTTCTCAAAGGCATATTGGCTGATATTTTCGATGGTCGAATACTCCCGCGATCTGGCCCAAGGCGCCCAGCCATCGATCCATTCAAAAATCCGTTTGGCTTTCAGATAAGGATTGGTCTCCCCGTCGATGATCTGTTCGGACACCTCGCGCAACTCGGGGGTGAAAACAATGTGCGGCGGCTGCTCGCGGGTGTATTGCTGATAAAGGGCGGACTGGACGTCATAGGGCTGCACTTTAGCTGGATCGATGGCCGCATATTCAGCGAAAAACGTAAAACCGAGGCGGCAGACAAACAGAGTGGGCTCTCCAGCGCGGGCGACCTGCTCCATGTAAATGGAGCGCTGCAAATAGGCTTCGTTATCCGATATCAGATGCCGCTCGGGCGATGTATGGAAAAGCTGAATCGATGTCTGCCGGGGATTCCCCTCGCGCGGATAAGGCAGCCAGACGCGTATTGTTTCTCCGGCCGGCACTGCATCCGGCTTGACGGTCAACGTATAGGTGATGCAGAAGCGCTGAGGCGCCACCCGGCGCGCTCCCTGCCGTTCACTGGCCGCTATGATTTGTGCCGCCTCTTTCTCATAGTTGAATCGACCGGCGACCACACCGTGTTTTTTATCATGGTTGGCTTTGATCGCTCTGGCCTGCCGGTCGATGCGAAAAAGATTCGGCCCCGCCTGACTAAAGTATCGCTTAACGCCGTCGATGGTCATGCACTCCAGCGACTTTTCCTTTTCCCATCTGCGCAGATCCGCTTCCGTGACATGGGGGATGTAGGTTCGAATGTACTGTACGACCTGCTCTTCGGACTTGGCAAAGTCCTTGCGGATGCGATCCAGCCGTTCGATCTCAAACTCCAACGCCAACCGATCGACTGCAGGCAGACTTTGATTTGTCGCCAGCTCCAGACGCATGGCTTTTTGAGCCTCAGTGAATTCGCCCCGTTCAATCAGAGATTTGAACTTTTGCAAAGCGCCCCCCGAGGTGCTGTGCGCGGCGGACAAAATGGTAAAAAAAGTTACCGTAAAAACCATCAGGCTAAAGTGCGTTCGCATGATCGTGCTCTCCTGTGATCATAGGCCGTCCTGTGCAAACAGAGGGCCGGACCATGGGCGGCTTATCCGGCAAGGCGCCAACCCGCTGTACGCCGGCTGGTCGCCGGCACACGAA
This sequence is a window from bacterium. Protein-coding genes within it:
- the lysM gene encoding peptidoglycan-binding protein LysM, whose translation is MGLIDFLKNVGSSLFGSGKDEAEAITEMLNKELPGKIANLKVEFKDGEVILHGNCESAEVKEKAVLLSGNVKGVAKVNDTNLTAPTPEPKDETVYYEIVKGDTLSKIAKHFYGNAAKYPVIFEANREVIKNPDLIYPGQKIRIPKIN
- a CDS encoding transglutaminase domain-containing protein; translation: MVFTVTFFTILSAAHSTSGGALQKFKSLIERGEFTEAQKAMRLELATNQSLPAVDRLALEFEIERLDRIRKDFAKSEEQVVQYIRTYIPHVTEADLRRWEKEKSLECMTIDGVKRYFSQAGPNLFRIDRQARAIKANHDKKHGVVAGRFNYEKEAAQIIAASERQGARRVAPQRFCITYTLTVKPDAVPAGETIRVWLPYPREGNPRQTSIQLFHTSPERHLISDNEAYLQRSIYMEQVARAGEPTLFVCRLGFTFFAEYAAIDPAKVQPYDVQSALYQQYTREQPPHIVFTPELREVSEQIIDGETNPYLKAKRIFEWIDGWAPWARSREYSTIENISQYAFENKHGDCGIQTLLFMTLARLNGIPVHWQSGFDLKPEEDNLHDWCEMYLEPYGWVLVDQSSGIKNSKDERVKWFCLGNTDPYRWIVNDDISQPLYPAKIFPRSDNVDFQRGEVEWRGGNLYFDAWDYDYRIEYLTE